One window of the Thermodesulfomicrobium sp. WS genome contains the following:
- a CDS encoding chromosomal replication initiator protein DnaA — MMDAWERVVARVAQCIPPGMMQLWVRPLSGMVVDDTLVVRAPNQFVRDWVEKRLRATFEDAAEAELGFRPRLDLGVVEETSRPLAASRQLVLPTPTAAPPVSTVAFRHGFDDFVVGPCNQLAYAAAQGFCRGDAGVEQMLLCAAPGLGKTHLAQAIGAEIARHTGQRQVRVCYVSAEEFVSQLVVAIRSRTTEQFKNRFRQNVDLLLLEDVHFFQGKEKMQDELVSTLDCLRQSGRQVVLTSSFLPRDLKDMDVHLTSRLTQGFLATMDRPDYATRLAIVQDKARREGITMPASVAELLAQRLRSDVRQLESCVRNLVLRARLLSVDITTALAWEILRNYEIDSPCLSLDAIISFVCQAYGISFDELCSRSRKRDRVVARNTVFYLARKHTELSLVEIGRRLNRNHSTVIKGITSVEREIARRTPLGNQIAHAIGRLLA; from the coding sequence ATGATGGACGCATGGGAACGCGTGGTCGCCCGGGTCGCTCAGTGCATCCCGCCGGGCATGATGCAACTTTGGGTGCGGCCCCTTTCGGGCATGGTGGTGGACGACACCTTGGTGGTGCGCGCCCCCAACCAGTTTGTGCGCGATTGGGTGGAAAAGCGCCTGCGCGCAACCTTTGAGGATGCCGCTGAAGCCGAGTTGGGCTTTCGCCCGCGCCTGGATTTGGGGGTGGTCGAAGAGACCTCGCGCCCGCTGGCCGCTTCCCGGCAATTGGTGCTGCCAACGCCCACTGCCGCCCCGCCTGTATCCACGGTAGCGTTTCGCCATGGATTCGATGACTTCGTGGTGGGGCCGTGCAATCAGTTGGCATACGCTGCGGCCCAAGGCTTTTGCCGGGGGGATGCCGGGGTGGAGCAGATGCTGCTCTGCGCGGCTCCAGGGCTTGGCAAAACGCACCTGGCCCAGGCCATTGGCGCCGAAATCGCCCGGCATACGGGCCAGCGGCAGGTGCGCGTCTGTTATGTGAGCGCCGAGGAGTTCGTGAGCCAATTGGTTGTGGCCATCCGTTCGCGCACCACCGAACAGTTCAAAAACCGGTTCCGCCAGAACGTCGACCTCCTGCTTTTGGAAGACGTGCACTTTTTCCAGGGCAAGGAGAAGATGCAGGATGAATTGGTGAGCACTTTGGACTGTTTGCGCCAAAGCGGCCGCCAGGTGGTGCTCACGAGTTCGTTTTTGCCCCGGGATCTCAAAGACATGGATGTCCACCTCACCTCCCGGCTCACCCAAGGGTTCTTGGCCACCATGGACCGGCCGGATTACGCCACCCGCCTCGCCATTGTGCAGGACAAAGCCCGGCGGGAGGGGATCACGATGCCCGCCAGTGTGGCCGAGCTCTTGGCCCAGCGCCTCCGCTCCGACGTGCGCCAACTGGAGAGCTGCGTGCGCAATCTCGTGCTGCGCGCCCGGTTGCTTTCCGTGGACATCACCACCGCCCTTGCCTGGGAGATCCTGCGCAATTACGAGATCGACTCCCCCTGCCTGTCGCTGGACGCCATTATTTCGTTCGTGTGTCAGGCCTACGGGATTTCCTTCGACGAACTGTGCTCCCGCAGCCGCAAGCGCGACCGGGTGGTTGCCCGGAACACGGTCTTCTACCTTGCCCGCAAGCATACCGAGCTCTCCTTGGTGGAGATCGGCCGCCGTCTGAATCGGAACCACTCCACGGTCATCAAGGGTATTACCTCCGTAGAGCGGGAGATCGCCCGCCGTACGCCCTTGGGAAATCAAATCGCCCATGCCATTGGCCGTTTGCTCGCCTAG
- the thyX gene encoding FAD-dependent thymidylate synthase, whose translation MKIVDPCFAFMAVPEPQVALGHLEAAARTCYKSEDKIAPGSAEALLRRIIHMGHESVLEHVGMTVRILCDRGVSHELVRHRLCSFSQESTRYANYAGARFGREITVIRPFFWQDDDQRYQLWIQAMEACERAYLALIDAGASAQEARSVLPQSLKTEVVMTANLREWRHIFKLRCAKAAHPQMRQIMLPLLLACADRIPVVFDDLASEFREAAAALGGVAARCL comes from the coding sequence ATGAAGATTGTGGATCCGTGCTTTGCGTTCATGGCAGTCCCAGAGCCGCAGGTGGCCTTGGGACATTTGGAGGCTGCGGCCCGCACCTGCTACAAGTCCGAGGACAAGATCGCCCCGGGGTCGGCCGAGGCCCTCCTTCGCCGCATCATCCACATGGGGCACGAGAGCGTGCTCGAACATGTGGGCATGACGGTGCGCATCCTCTGCGACCGTGGGGTGAGTCATGAACTGGTGCGCCATCGCCTGTGCTCGTTCAGCCAGGAAAGCACCCGCTACGCCAACTACGCCGGTGCGCGCTTCGGCCGCGAAATCACGGTGATCCGCCCGTTTTTCTGGCAGGACGATGACCAGCGCTACCAACTCTGGATCCAGGCCATGGAGGCGTGCGAGCGCGCCTATCTGGCGCTCATCGATGCAGGCGCGTCTGCCCAAGAGGCGCGATCGGTCCTGCCCCAAAGCCTCAAGACCGAAGTAGTGATGACCGCCAACCTTCGAGAATGGCGACACATTTTCAAGCTGCGCTGTGCCAAGGCCGCTCATCCGCAGATGCGGCAGATCATGCTGCCGCTGCTTCTGGCCTGTGCGGATCGTATTCCCGTGGTGTTCGACGACCTGGCGAGCGAATTTCGGGAGGCTGCCGCCGCCTTGGGTGGAGTCGCCGCTCGGTGCCTGTAG
- the ruvB gene encoding Holliday junction branch migration DNA helicase RuvB: MKPSDDLHLRPRTLDEFIGQDELRASLRVYLQAARERGGALDHTLFYGNPGLGKTTLAQIMASELGVNLVSTSGPVLERSGDLAAILTSLSRHDLLFIDEIHRLPPAVEEILYQAMEDFKLDLIVGQGPAARTVKIDLEPFTLVGATTRLGLLSSPLRDRFGVVLRLSFYSPEDLARIVLRAAAILGVSVSPEGALEIGRRARGTPRVAGRLLRRVADYAQVAGACVVDAQVAAQGMDLMDVDPLGLDPLDRRILTCIIDHFDGGPVGIKTIAAACAEEPRTIEDICEPYLIQCGLIQRTSRGRVATAKARAHVARWRRA; this comes from the coding sequence ATGAAGCCTTCCGACGATCTCCATCTGCGGCCGCGCACCCTCGACGAGTTCATTGGCCAGGACGAGTTGCGCGCCAGCCTGCGCGTGTACCTGCAGGCGGCCCGGGAGCGCGGCGGGGCCCTCGACCACACCCTGTTTTATGGCAATCCGGGGTTGGGCAAGACCACCCTCGCCCAGATCATGGCCAGCGAACTGGGGGTGAATCTCGTATCCACCTCAGGACCGGTTTTGGAGCGCAGCGGCGATCTGGCGGCCATCCTGACGAGCCTTTCCCGGCATGATCTCCTCTTCATCGACGAGATCCATCGCCTGCCGCCAGCAGTGGAGGAAATCCTCTATCAAGCCATGGAGGACTTCAAGCTGGACCTCATTGTCGGTCAAGGGCCGGCGGCGCGCACGGTGAAGATCGATCTGGAACCCTTTACCCTGGTGGGCGCCACCACCCGCCTTGGGCTTTTGAGTTCGCCGCTGCGGGATCGCTTTGGGGTCGTTCTCCGCCTGTCGTTTTATAGTCCTGAAGATTTGGCCCGTATCGTGCTCCGGGCCGCCGCCATCCTCGGCGTGTCGGTGTCGCCGGAAGGGGCCTTGGAGATCGGCCGCCGCGCTCGGGGTACACCGCGGGTGGCGGGCCGGCTTTTGCGCCGTGTGGCCGACTACGCCCAGGTGGCCGGGGCCTGCGTGGTGGACGCCCAGGTGGCGGCCCAAGGCATGGACCTCATGGACGTGGATCCCTTGGGGTTGGATCCCTTGGATCGCCGCATCCTCACGTGCATCATCGACCATTTCGACGGCGGTCCGGTGGGTATCAAGACCATTGCCGCGGCCTGCGCCGAAGAGCCGCGCACCATCGAGGACATTTGCGAGCCGTATTTGATCCAATGTGGCCTCATCCAGCGCACCTCCCGGGGCCGGGTGGCCACGGCCAAGGCCCGGGCCCATGTGGCGCGCTGGCGGCGCGCGTAA
- the ruvA gene encoding Holliday junction branch migration protein RuvA translates to MIAWIEGDVVWRDTEVCVVRTAAGVGYVITPSARAWRLVGAERAALPVATVMREDATLLVGCASWEERHTFLQLVAVPGLGPKTALAMLGVFDPAGLAAAVAREDVTALTRVPGIGPKTARRLLVDLKGRVRLPAAAAAVPDASSAFADSVAALVSLGYGEDEAAAAVRAVLAADPEADVSQTVRQALRRFVKPA, encoded by the coding sequence ATGATTGCGTGGATCGAAGGCGATGTGGTGTGGCGGGACACGGAGGTATGCGTGGTGCGCACTGCCGCGGGCGTGGGCTATGTCATTACCCCGTCGGCCCGGGCCTGGCGTCTGGTGGGGGCGGAGCGGGCGGCCTTGCCCGTGGCGACAGTGATGCGTGAGGACGCCACCCTCCTTGTTGGCTGCGCCTCCTGGGAGGAGCGCCACACCTTCTTGCAACTCGTGGCGGTCCCTGGACTGGGCCCCAAGACCGCCTTGGCCATGCTCGGGGTGTTTGATCCGGCGGGCCTGGCGGCTGCGGTGGCCCGCGAAGACGTGACCGCCCTGACCCGCGTGCCAGGGATCGGCCCCAAGACCGCCCGTCGCCTGCTGGTGGACCTCAAAGGCCGAGTGCGTTTGCCTGCGGCGGCAGCTGCGGTCCCGGATGCGAGCAGCGCCTTTGCGGACAGCGTGGCGGCCTTGGTCTCTTTGGGCTATGGGGAAGACGAGGCCGCGGCGGCGGTGCGCGCCGTGCTCGCCGCCGACCCTGAGGCAGACGTTTCCCAAACCGTGCGCCAGGCATTGCGGCGCTTTGTGAAGCCTGCATGA